A single region of the Salvia splendens isolate huo1 chromosome 18, SspV2, whole genome shotgun sequence genome encodes:
- the LOC121777877 gene encoding uncharacterized protein LOC121777877: protein MNIVITTGGPSSKLTVIVFLSNGPDFTAMMKPRPLTIRFSLKHIYTPHCTNFTPAKHHSPFPSLSLNHSQSLAILKAMESMNSWMWMRTILISAGVLSAAIALKFSIPAAVDGFPAFWSVALSWMKPPYLYIIINGIIITIVASSHFNQSNAEPAAARSDHLISAVTPPAEIFQPISAPENVDADDVPETAPEEVVVSAFEEDLKPVVVNGFKVDFATEVDDLRVIRAEAEDEFDESALPYTPPLRESFSPEVQFESLFPVREKPLASSRFVHRKPSRTPPEGARALRRVTRPKKQETLESTWKMITEGRHVPLTRHLKKSDTFEQHASPAMDHVAVVPKSETFKDRTNNDAPPPPPRIKKEPSPGQDELNRRVEAFINKMNEDMRMQRQESLQQFHEMINRGV, encoded by the exons atgaatatagtTATAACCACAGGTGGGCCATCTTCAAAACTCACTGTTATTGTCTTCTTATCCAACGGCCCAGATTTCACAGCTATGATGAAACCGCGTCCACTCACCATCCGCTTCAGCCTCAAACATATATATACCCCCCATTGCACCAACTTCACCCCAGCAAAACACCACTCTCcgtttccctctctctctctaaatcaCTCACAATCGCTCGCTATATTGAAAGCTATGGAATCAATGAACAGTTGGATGTGGATGAGGACGATTCTGATATCAGCTGGAGTGTTATCCGCAGCTATTGCGCTGAAGTTTTCGATTCCGGCCGCCGTCGACGGATTTCCGGCGTTTTGGTCGGTCGCTTTGTCGTGGATGAAGCCTCCGTATTTGTACATAATCATCAACGGCATCATCATCACCATCGTCGCGTCGTCTCACTTCAACCAGAGCAACGCCGAGCCTGCGGCGGCTCGATCTGATCACTTGATCTCGGCCGTAACGCCTCCGGCCGAGATTTTTCAACCGATTTCGGCTCCGGAGAATGTCGACGCAGATGACGTGCCGGAAACGGCGCCGGAGGAGGTTGTGGTATCGGCGTTTGAAGAGGATTTGAAACCGGTGGTGGTGAACGGTTTCAAGGTTGATTTCGCGACGGAAGTAGACGATCTACGCGTGATTCGCGCGGAGGCTGAAGATGAGTTCGATGAATCGGCTTTGCCTTACACTCCGCCGTTGCGCGAGAGTTTTTCGCCGGAAGTTCAATTCGAATCGCTATTTCCGGTGAGGGAGAAACCGCTCGCTTCTTCCAGATTCGTGCACCGAAAGCCGAGTAGAACTCCTCCTGAAG GTGCGAGGGCGCTGCGGCGCGTTACCCGGCCGAAGAAGCAGGAGACGCTGGAGAGCACGTGGAAGATGATAACCGAGGGGCGTCACGTGCCGCTCACGAGACACCTGAAGAAATCCGACACGTTTGAGCAGCACGCGTCGCCCGCCATGGATCACGTCGCCGTCGTGCCAAAGTCGGAGACGTTCAAGGATCGCACCAACAACGAcgcgcctccgccgccgcctcggaTCAAGAAAGAGCCGTCGCCGGGGCAGGACGAGCTGAATCGGAGAGTGGAGGCGTTCATCAATAAGATGAATGAAGATATGAGGATGCAGCGGCAGGAATCGCTACAGCAATTCCATGAGATGATCAATCGTGGAGTATAG